The proteins below are encoded in one region of Phenylobacterium zucineum HLK1:
- a CDS encoding MerR family transcriptional regulator, whose protein sequence is MMPIGGLAKATGVKVPTIRFYEGIGLLPDPVRTANDRRVYDQATVDRLGFIKHARQLGFSVEAIRDLLDLSDHPNRSCEQANVLAAQQLEAVTVKIRQLQALRAELKRMVDSACRGQAADCRVIEVLSDHALCKHHEPDAPRS, encoded by the coding sequence ATGATGCCGATCGGTGGCTTGGCGAAGGCCACGGGGGTCAAGGTCCCGACCATCCGGTTCTACGAAGGGATCGGGCTACTTCCCGATCCGGTGCGGACGGCGAACGACCGGCGCGTGTACGACCAGGCGACGGTGGACCGGCTGGGCTTCATCAAGCACGCGCGCCAACTGGGTTTTTCGGTCGAGGCCATCCGCGACCTCTTGGACCTTTCGGATCATCCCAACCGCTCGTGTGAACAGGCAAATGTCCTGGCCGCACAGCAGCTCGAGGCCGTTACGGTGAAGATCCGGCAGCTGCAGGCGCTGCGGGCCGAACTGAAGCGGATGGTGGACTCCGCCTGCCGTGGGCAGGCGGCCGACTGCCGGGTCATCGAGGTGCTCAGTGACCACGCCCTCTGCAAGCACCATGAACCCGATGCCCCGCGGTCCTAG
- a CDS encoding TolC family protein yields the protein MTLIMRGRLRYAAVSAAAILGAWASGRGAAAEPAPPYRDLLAQAQSSAPRLAEAEAGVRQAQGLARQAAARPNPTAAVEMENFNGSGPYRGTGAAETTFSVGLPIELGGKRGARIAAGRAGVDAARARLAQARADYAFELAAAYAEAEAAERRVTLAQESLTLAEEDLRAARALVEAGKEAELRSLQAQAGVTSARAALDAARTARASAFARLTALAGSPAPFTALAESLLPRPTPANLERTIDALSVPAVVAAQAEREAAARRVRVERTRAVPDVTVSAGVRRFSGDDSSAVVAGVSVPIPVFDQNRGNVNAAQGELLAAEARLNAARLDAEAELRTALFQVEAAETRVAAAVETEATAAEAYRLTRIAYEAGKSPLVELTNARRALAEARTQTIEAQLQRLRAEAGLARLQGRAPFGVS from the coding sequence ATGACACTCATCATGCGCGGGCGGCTGCGGTATGCGGCCGTGAGCGCGGCGGCGATCCTGGGCGCGTGGGCGTCGGGACGCGGCGCGGCGGCCGAACCGGCCCCGCCTTACCGGGACCTGCTGGCCCAGGCGCAGTCGAGCGCGCCCCGGCTAGCCGAAGCCGAAGCCGGCGTGCGCCAGGCCCAGGGCCTGGCCCGCCAGGCGGCGGCGCGGCCGAACCCGACCGCAGCGGTCGAGATGGAGAACTTCAACGGCTCCGGTCCCTATCGGGGCACGGGCGCGGCCGAGACGACGTTCTCCGTTGGCCTGCCGATCGAGCTCGGCGGCAAGCGCGGCGCGCGGATCGCCGCCGGGCGGGCCGGGGTCGATGCGGCGCGCGCCCGGCTCGCCCAGGCGCGGGCCGACTACGCCTTCGAGCTGGCCGCCGCCTACGCCGAGGCCGAGGCCGCCGAGCGGCGGGTGACGCTGGCGCAGGAGTCGCTGACCCTGGCGGAGGAAGACCTGCGCGCCGCCCGGGCGCTGGTGGAAGCCGGCAAGGAAGCCGAGCTGCGCAGCCTGCAGGCCCAGGCCGGCGTGACCTCGGCGCGGGCGGCCCTGGATGCGGCCCGCACCGCCCGCGCCAGCGCCTTCGCCCGGCTGACGGCGCTCGCCGGCTCCCCGGCGCCGTTCACCGCCCTTGCCGAAAGCCTGCTGCCGCGGCCGACGCCGGCGAACCTCGAGCGCACCATCGACGCCCTGTCGGTGCCGGCCGTGGTCGCCGCCCAGGCCGAGCGGGAAGCCGCCGCGCGGCGGGTGCGGGTGGAGCGCACGCGCGCCGTTCCCGACGTCACCGTCTCGGCCGGCGTGCGCCGCTTCAGCGGCGACGACTCCAGCGCCGTGGTGGCCGGGGTCTCCGTGCCCATCCCGGTGTTCGACCAGAACCGCGGCAACGTCAACGCCGCCCAGGGCGAGCTGCTGGCGGCCGAGGCGCGGCTGAACGCGGCGCGGCTGGACGCCGAGGCGGAGCTGCGCACCGCGCTCTTCCAGGTGGAGGCGGCCGAGACCCGGGTCGCCGCCGCCGTCGAGACCGAGGCCACCGCGGCCGAGGCCTACCGGCTCACCCGCATCGCCTATGAGGCCGGCAAGTCGCCGCTCGTCGAACTGACCAATGCGCGCCGGGCCCTGGCCGAGGCGCGCACCCAAACCATCGAAGCCCAGCTGCAGCGCCTGCGCGCCGAAGCGGGCCTGGCGCGGCTGCAGGGCCGCGCCCCCTTCGGAGTCTCCTGA
- a CDS encoding DUF190 domain-containing protein has protein sequence MQSPGQAVLLRIYTDENALVGDRSLIDVIIRRARDAHLAGATVLRGRKGFGESARLHEHRPFDLNDNLPVVIEFVDEEARLRAFLPQLDDLKDIGLVTFEKVEVLRYGGHHADPHA, from the coding sequence ATGCAGTCACCCGGCCAAGCCGTCCTGCTTCGCATCTATACCGACGAGAACGCCCTGGTGGGCGACCGCTCGCTGATCGACGTGATCATCCGAAGAGCCCGTGACGCCCATCTCGCCGGCGCCACCGTGCTGCGCGGCCGCAAAGGTTTTGGGGAGTCCGCGCGGCTGCACGAGCACCGTCCATTCGACCTGAACGACAACCTGCCGGTCGTGATCGAGTTCGTCGATGAGGAGGCGCGTTTGCGCGCCTTTCTGCCCCAACTGGATGACCTCAAGGACATCGGCTTGGTCACCTTCGAGAAGGTCGAGGTGCTCCGCTACGGCGGGCATCACGCCGACCCCCACGCGTAG
- a CDS encoding cation transporter has product MVFDGASPAYRRVLACVIAINLIGFGVVAVGALLAGSAALAANTLDFAADAGTYALSLWAIGKSAQVRAAAALFKGGSLAVMALAILGFAVWRALTGAMPDAGAITGLGLFGAAANLVAALLLVRYRQGDANVRSVWLCTRNDLIQCVAVAATGLVVALTGSRWPDLAVGVLLAAVFLRSAWQITAQALRESKPEGRGGQGDTITHSPSAVGPV; this is encoded by the coding sequence ATGGTCTTCGACGGCGCGTCGCCGGCCTATCGGCGGGTCCTGGCTTGCGTGATCGCGATCAACCTGATCGGGTTCGGCGTCGTGGCCGTGGGCGCTCTGCTGGCGGGTTCCGCGGCGCTGGCGGCGAACACCCTCGACTTCGCCGCCGATGCGGGCACCTACGCCCTGAGCCTCTGGGCCATCGGCAAGAGCGCGCAGGTCCGGGCCGCCGCCGCGCTCTTCAAAGGCGGCAGCTTGGCGGTGATGGCGCTGGCGATCCTCGGCTTCGCCGTGTGGCGCGCCCTGACGGGCGCAATGCCCGACGCAGGGGCGATCACTGGACTGGGCCTCTTCGGCGCCGCGGCCAACCTCGTGGCGGCCCTGCTGTTGGTGCGATACCGCCAGGGCGACGCGAACGTGCGCTCGGTCTGGCTCTGCACCCGGAACGACCTGATCCAGTGCGTCGCCGTCGCGGCGACCGGGCTGGTCGTCGCGCTGACCGGCTCGCGTTGGCCGGACCTTGCTGTCGGCGTGCTGCTTGCAGCCGTCTTCCTGCGCTCGGCTTGGCAGATCACCGCGCAAGCCCTGCGTGAGTCCAAGCCCGAAGGCCGCGGCGGGCAGGGTGATACTATAACACATTCCCCTTCCGCAGTGGGCCCGGTATAG
- a CDS encoding helix-turn-helix transcriptional regulator: MGLTQAALAEAVGLTEQYIGVVERGARAPSFRTLEALARTLKTPVRDFFPHPLAQEEADEALSDVIGLLAPLTAEERARALKVLQSMLSRG, from the coding sequence GTGGGCCTCACCCAGGCGGCGCTCGCGGAGGCGGTCGGTCTCACCGAGCAATATATCGGGGTGGTCGAGCGGGGCGCCCGCGCGCCGAGCTTCAGGACCTTGGAAGCCCTCGCGCGCACGCTGAAGACGCCGGTGCGAGATTTCTTCCCTCACCCGTTGGCGCAGGAAGAGGCCGACGAGGCGCTCTCGGACGTGATCGGTCTTCTTGCGCCGCTGACGGCCGAGGAACGCGCCCGGGCGCTCAAGGTCCTGCAATCGATGCTCAGCCGGGGCTAG
- a CDS encoding efflux RND transporter periplasmic adaptor subunit yields MPRKSLAAGANRNWLLAGAALVAATGIGFTAAKLTSPKPPTAAEASAEKGEAAGAAHAADTLVMGPERITASGVQVQTVATSGIAGEIVAQATVEAEPSGQAALTARAAGSIARINKRLGDPVRAGETLALVESREAAQIAADRATATARAELARKVAARERRLFEQKVSPRQDYETAQAELVAAEAEARRAATAAGAADVSRDGRYVAVISPISGRITAMNASLGAFVQPETELFRIADPSRIQVEAAVTAMDARRIQPGDQAVIETTSGETRSAVVRSVTPGVNEQTRSATVVLSLAGGGGVLQPGQLVRARIVSRQSATTGIVVPEEAVQTVEGRDAVFVRTAKGFRVQPVTVGQRTGGRVEILQGLRGGEAVATRNAFLLKAELGKSAEEE; encoded by the coding sequence ATGCCCCGCAAATCCCTCGCCGCCGGCGCCAACCGCAACTGGCTGCTCGCCGGCGCCGCCCTCGTCGCCGCCACCGGCATCGGCTTCACCGCCGCCAAGCTCACCAGTCCCAAACCGCCAACCGCTGCCGAAGCGTCCGCAGAAAAGGGCGAGGCGGCAGGGGCGGCGCATGCGGCCGACACCCTGGTCATGGGTCCGGAACGGATCACCGCTTCGGGCGTGCAGGTGCAGACGGTAGCCACCAGCGGGATCGCCGGCGAAATCGTCGCCCAGGCTACCGTCGAGGCCGAGCCGTCCGGGCAGGCGGCGCTGACCGCCCGCGCGGCGGGCTCCATTGCGCGGATCAACAAGCGTCTGGGTGACCCGGTCCGCGCCGGCGAGACCCTGGCCCTCGTCGAAAGCCGCGAAGCCGCTCAGATCGCCGCCGATCGCGCCACCGCGACGGCTCGCGCCGAGCTCGCGCGCAAGGTGGCGGCCCGGGAGCGGCGGCTCTTCGAGCAGAAGGTCAGCCCCAGGCAGGACTATGAGACGGCGCAGGCGGAGCTTGTCGCCGCCGAGGCGGAGGCCAGGCGCGCCGCGACCGCCGCGGGCGCGGCCGACGTCTCGCGCGATGGACGCTATGTGGCGGTGATCAGCCCGATCAGCGGACGCATCACGGCGATGAACGCAAGCCTGGGCGCCTTCGTGCAGCCCGAGACGGAGCTCTTCCGCATCGCCGATCCAAGCCGCATCCAGGTTGAGGCGGCGGTGACGGCCATGGATGCGCGACGCATCCAGCCGGGTGACCAAGCCGTGATCGAGACGACCAGCGGGGAGACGCGCTCCGCCGTCGTGCGCTCGGTGACGCCTGGCGTCAACGAACAGACCCGGTCGGCCACCGTCGTCCTGTCGCTGGCCGGAGGGGGCGGGGTGCTCCAGCCGGGCCAGCTGGTGCGGGCGCGTATCGTTTCCCGGCAGTCCGCCACCACCGGCATCGTCGTGCCCGAGGAGGCTGTGCAGACCGTTGAAGGTCGCGACGCGGTGTTCGTGCGCACGGCGAAGGGCTTTCGGGTGCAGCCCGTGACGGTGGGCCAACGCACCGGCGGCCGGGTCGAGATCCTGCAGGGGCTGAGGGGCGGCGAGGCTGTCGCCACCCGGAACGCCTTCCTGCTGAAGGCCGAGCTCGGCAAGAGCGCGGAAGAAGAATGA
- a CDS encoding helix-turn-helix domain-containing protein gives MIDAPNPVDVHVGRRVRLRRRELGVSQAWLADRLGLTFQQIQKYERGANRISASKLYAIAKLLEVPITYFFEGLDDPATPTGRQYAQAFTGVVEELLAEPNGPQLAEAFLSIRRRSIRKGLAELAPAIAANDQAQAPDNDREAAQ, from the coding sequence ATGATCGACGCACCGAACCCGGTTGACGTTCATGTCGGCCGACGTGTGCGCCTGCGGCGCAGGGAACTTGGCGTCAGCCAAGCCTGGCTTGCAGATCGTCTGGGGCTGACCTTTCAGCAGATCCAGAAATACGAGCGCGGCGCAAACCGCATCAGCGCCTCCAAGCTTTACGCGATCGCCAAGCTCCTCGAGGTCCCGATCACCTATTTTTTCGAGGGCTTGGATGACCCGGCCACGCCGACGGGACGGCAATACGCCCAAGCCTTCACCGGCGTCGTCGAAGAGCTGCTCGCCGAGCCCAACGGTCCGCAGCTGGCCGAAGCCTTTCTAAGCATCCGCCGGCGCAGCATCCGCAAAGGGCTCGCCGAGCTCGCGCCGGCGATCGCGGCGAACGACCAGGCCCAGGCGCCGGACAATGACCGTGAGGCCGCCCAATGA
- a CDS encoding DUF411 domain-containing protein: protein MKGLSRRGALAALAIAGLAPGRTLAESQFTVYRTAGCQCCQAWVSQMESAGYRPRTVIVDDLADVRLRYKVPADLAACHTAVIHGYVVEGHVPAEDVQALLRQRPQAIGIAVPGMPAGAPGMEQADGSREAFMTLLLLDGGRRRIFARH, encoded by the coding sequence ATGAAGGGTCTGTCTCGCCGCGGCGCCCTAGCAGCGCTTGCGATCGCCGGGCTCGCGCCAGGGCGGACGCTCGCCGAGAGCCAATTCACCGTCTACCGCACTGCTGGCTGTCAGTGCTGCCAGGCGTGGGTCTCGCAGATGGAGTCCGCGGGCTACCGACCACGGACGGTCATCGTCGACGATCTCGCGGACGTCCGGCTCCGCTACAAGGTGCCGGCCGACCTGGCCGCCTGCCACACAGCCGTGATCCACGGCTACGTCGTGGAAGGCCACGTGCCCGCTGAGGACGTACAGGCGCTGCTGCGGCAGCGGCCCCAAGCCATCGGCATCGCAGTTCCCGGCATGCCCGCCGGCGCGCCCGGCATGGAGCAAGCCGACGGCAGCCGAGAAGCCTTCATGACCCTGTTGCTCCTGGATGGCGGCCGCAGGCGGATCTTCGCGCGTCACTGA
- a CDS encoding efflux RND transporter permease subunit translates to MIGRILSMSVKGRWYVLVLTLIIAGLGVWQLAKLPIDAVPDITNKQVQINSVAPALSPVEIEKRVTFPIETALAGIPGLESTRSISRNGFSQVSAVFKESTDLYFARQQVAERLTQARDTLPAGVQPQIGPVTTGLGEVYMYTVEFANPGGRGAKVKDGAPGWQSDGSYLTPEGERLSDPVAQAGYLRTVQDWIIRPQLRTVNGVAGIDSIGGYEKQYVVEPDPAKLAAYGVSYTELAKALEAANLSVGANFIQRAGEAYLVRADARVRTLDEIANAVIATRQTVPVTVKDVATVRVGGDLRTGAATKNGQETVVGTALMLIGENSRTVAKAVGEKLNEVKKSLPPGVVVNVGLDRSVLVNATIGTVERNLTEGAILVAATLFLLLGNVRAAFIAVLIIPFSFLMMAIGMNSLGVPGNLMSLGALDFGLIVDGTVIIIENCLLRLAERQHHENRLLNLNERLETVLHASQEMIRPTVYGQAIIFLVFAPLLTFTGVEGKTFSPMAITIMLALAAAFILSLTFVPAMVAILMRGKVAEKEVRIIQWLKVRYEPLLARSLARPWPFIGAGVAVFLLSGVVFTTLGQEFIPTLDEKNIALGALKIPSTSLEQSKTMQQQVERAVASLPEVQMTFSKTGTAEVATDPMPVNQSDSFVILKPSEEWPKGVTTKEQVAERILKKVEPLLGNSYEITQPIQMRFNELIAGVRGDVAIKLYGDDLDKMSAAAGKIGLVLQGIQGAEGVRVEQTAGAPTLDVRFDRAAIARFGLTVEEVADTLATALGGREAGAVFEGDRRFDIVVRVPMTQRNDLDSLGATPVMLPSSDGAPSQSVPLRQLVELRFTDGLNQVSRENGKRRVVIQVNVRDRDIGSFVTEARSKVEAVALPTGSYLQWGGQYENLQAATQRLSIVVPLCFLAIFVILFMALGGLARAVAVFAAIPLGLAGGVFALALTGITFSISAAVGFIVLAGVAVLNGLVVMSSIRQRLDEGMPVARAIYDGSVERFRPVLMTGLVPAIGFIPMALAHGTGAEVQKPLAMVVIGGLITATLVTLLVLPAISQLILSLGRKPAAEGDRPAALQPQAS, encoded by the coding sequence ATGATCGGCCGCATCCTATCCATGTCGGTGAAGGGGCGTTGGTACGTCCTTGTCCTGACCCTCATCATCGCCGGTCTCGGCGTCTGGCAGCTGGCGAAGCTGCCGATCGACGCGGTGCCGGACATCACCAACAAGCAGGTGCAGATCAACTCGGTGGCGCCCGCGCTGTCGCCGGTAGAGATCGAAAAGCGCGTCACCTTCCCCATCGAGACGGCGCTCGCCGGCATTCCCGGTCTGGAGTCGACGCGGTCGATATCGCGCAACGGATTCAGCCAAGTCTCGGCGGTCTTCAAGGAAAGCACCGACCTCTACTTCGCCCGCCAGCAGGTGGCGGAGCGGCTGACCCAGGCGCGCGACACCCTCCCGGCCGGCGTGCAGCCCCAGATCGGTCCGGTCACGACCGGCCTGGGCGAGGTCTACATGTACACCGTCGAGTTCGCCAATCCGGGCGGCAGGGGCGCGAAGGTCAAGGATGGCGCCCCGGGATGGCAGTCCGACGGTTCTTATCTGACTCCGGAGGGCGAGCGGCTGAGCGACCCTGTGGCGCAGGCCGGTTATCTCCGCACTGTTCAGGACTGGATCATCCGGCCGCAGCTGCGCACCGTGAACGGCGTGGCCGGGATCGACTCCATCGGCGGCTACGAGAAGCAATACGTCGTGGAACCCGACCCGGCGAAGCTGGCCGCCTACGGCGTCTCCTATACGGAGCTGGCGAAGGCTCTGGAAGCGGCCAACCTCTCCGTTGGCGCGAACTTCATCCAGCGGGCCGGTGAAGCCTATCTGGTGCGGGCCGACGCCCGGGTCCGGACGCTGGACGAGATCGCCAACGCGGTGATCGCCACCCGCCAGACCGTGCCGGTGACGGTCAAGGATGTGGCCACGGTTCGCGTGGGCGGGGATCTGCGCACGGGCGCGGCCACCAAGAACGGCCAGGAAACCGTCGTGGGCACGGCGCTCATGCTGATCGGCGAGAACAGCCGGACCGTCGCCAAGGCCGTCGGCGAGAAGCTCAACGAGGTGAAGAAGTCGCTGCCGCCCGGGGTCGTGGTCAATGTGGGCCTCGACCGCTCCGTGCTGGTGAACGCCACCATTGGGACCGTGGAGCGGAACCTCACGGAGGGCGCCATTCTCGTGGCGGCCACCCTGTTCCTGCTGCTCGGCAATGTGCGGGCGGCCTTCATCGCCGTGCTGATCATTCCCTTCTCATTCCTGATGATGGCGATCGGGATGAACAGCCTGGGCGTGCCCGGCAACCTGATGAGCCTAGGGGCGCTCGACTTCGGCCTGATCGTCGACGGCACGGTGATCATCATCGAGAACTGTCTGCTGCGGCTCGCGGAGCGACAGCACCATGAGAACCGGCTGCTGAACCTGAACGAGCGCCTCGAGACGGTCCTTCACGCCTCGCAGGAGATGATCCGCCCCACCGTCTACGGGCAGGCGATCATCTTCCTCGTCTTCGCTCCGCTGCTGACCTTCACCGGCGTCGAGGGGAAGACCTTCTCCCCCATGGCCATCACCATCATGCTGGCGCTGGCGGCGGCGTTCATCCTCTCGCTCACCTTCGTGCCGGCCATGGTGGCCATCCTTATGCGCGGCAAGGTCGCCGAGAAGGAAGTCCGGATCATTCAGTGGCTGAAGGTTCGCTACGAACCCCTCCTGGCGCGCTCACTCGCGCGGCCGTGGCCGTTCATTGGCGCCGGGGTCGCCGTCTTCCTGCTGAGTGGGGTGGTGTTCACCACGCTTGGGCAGGAATTCATCCCGACCCTGGACGAGAAGAACATCGCCCTCGGCGCCTTGAAGATCCCCTCCACGTCGCTCGAGCAATCCAAGACCATGCAGCAGCAGGTGGAGCGGGCGGTCGCCTCGCTGCCGGAGGTCCAGATGACCTTCTCCAAGACCGGCACCGCCGAGGTCGCCACCGACCCCATGCCGGTCAACCAGTCCGACAGCTTCGTCATCCTGAAGCCCAGCGAGGAGTGGCCGAAGGGGGTCACCACGAAGGAACAGGTGGCTGAGCGGATCCTCAAGAAGGTCGAGCCGCTGCTCGGCAACAGCTACGAGATCACCCAGCCGATCCAGATGCGCTTCAACGAGCTCATCGCTGGCGTGCGGGGCGATGTCGCCATCAAGCTCTACGGCGACGATCTCGACAAGATGAGTGCCGCGGCTGGCAAGATCGGCTTGGTGCTGCAGGGAATCCAAGGCGCCGAGGGCGTGCGCGTCGAGCAGACCGCTGGCGCGCCCACCCTGGACGTCCGGTTCGACCGCGCCGCCATCGCCCGTTTCGGCCTGACCGTCGAGGAGGTGGCCGACACGCTCGCCACGGCGCTCGGCGGCCGCGAGGCCGGCGCGGTGTTCGAGGGCGACCGCCGCTTCGACATCGTCGTGCGGGTGCCGATGACGCAGCGCAACGACCTGGACAGCCTCGGAGCGACGCCCGTGATGCTGCCGTCTTCGGACGGCGCGCCCAGCCAGTCGGTTCCGCTGCGCCAGCTGGTGGAGCTGCGCTTCACCGACGGCCTCAACCAGGTGAGCCGTGAGAACGGCAAGCGCCGCGTCGTGATCCAGGTGAATGTGCGCGACCGCGACATCGGCTCGTTCGTCACCGAAGCGCGCAGCAAGGTCGAGGCCGTGGCCCTGCCAACCGGCTCCTACCTGCAGTGGGGCGGCCAATATGAGAACCTCCAGGCCGCCACCCAGCGCCTGAGCATTGTCGTGCCGCTGTGCTTCCTGGCGATCTTCGTCATCCTGTTCATGGCCCTGGGGGGGCTCGCCCGCGCCGTCGCGGTGTTCGCCGCCATCCCCCTCGGGCTGGCGGGCGGGGTGTTCGCGCTGGCCCTGACCGGGATCACCTTCTCGATCTCGGCGGCCGTGGGCTTCATCGTGCTGGCCGGCGTGGCGGTGCTCAACGGCCTGGTGGTGATGTCGAGTATCCGGCAGCGTCTCGACGAAGGCATGCCCGTCGCCAGGGCGATCTACGACGGCTCGGTCGAGCGGTTCCGGCCGGTGTTGATGACCGGCCTCGTTCCGGCCATCGGCTTCATCCCGATGGCGCTGGCCCACGGGACCGGCGCGGAGGTGCAGAAGCCGCTGGCCATGGTGGTGATCGGGGGGCTGATCACCGCCACGCTGGTCACGCTGCTCGTGCTGCCCGCCATCTCCCAGCTCATCCTTAGCCTCGGGCGCAAGCCCGCGGCCGAGGGTGACCGTCCAGCAGCTCTCCAGCCCCAAGCGAGCTGA